Below is a genomic region from Leucobacter exalbidus.
CTAAATAAAGGCGATTTCTCGGGTTGCGTCGTTATCGTTTCTGGGTATGGATGACACTGAAGGCCATAGACCGCGGCTCACCCGTTCAGCATTTGTTGGGGGTGAGCGATGACCGGGGAAATCTGGGGCATCCTGGCGGGTGTCCTCTTAACGGTCGGCACCGGATTGTTCGTGGCATCAGAGTTTGCGCTGGTGAGTCTCGATCGGCCAGAGCTCGAACAGCGACGCAACCGTGGCGAGAAACGGTTGGGGCCGACGATCTCGGCGTTGAAGATTACCTCGACGCATTTGTCAGCAGCGCAGCTGGGAATCACGCTGACCACGTTGCTGGCCGGCTATACGTTCGAGCCGGCGATCACCTCATTGATGAGTGGACCGTTACTGGGGCTGGGCGTGCCCGCTTCCGCAGTCGCAGGAGTCGGAGCAGTGGTATCGATCGTGATCGCAACGCTGTTCTCGATGATTCTGGGCGAGCTGATTCCGAAGAACTTCGCGCTCGCGGTGCCGTTGGCAACGGCGAAGCTCGTTATTCCGTTTCAGATCGCCTTCACCTGGGTGTTTCGCCCGATCGTGGCGCTGCTGAATGGCACGGCGAACCGGTTGATCCGAGCGATGGGGATCGAACCAAAGGAAGAACTCTCGGGCGCCCGCACCGCAGAAGAACTGAGCTTTCTGGTGCGCCGTTCTGCGCTCGAGGGCGCGCTCGACCACGACGACGCTGCGATGCTGCACCGCACTCTCGTGTTCTCGTCTCACACGGCTGAAGAGGTGATGACGCCTCGTGTGCTCGCTGAAATGCTGCCGCGCACGGCGACCGCCGCAGACGTCGTGCGCCTCGCGGCAGAG
It encodes:
- a CDS encoding hemolysin family protein, with the translated sequence MTGEIWGILAGVLLTVGTGLFVASEFALVSLDRPELEQRRNRGEKRLGPTISALKITSTHLSAAQLGITLTTLLAGYTFEPAITSLMSGPLLGLGVPASAVAGVGAVVSIVIATLFSMILGELIPKNFALAVPLATAKLVIPFQIAFTWVFRPIVALLNGTANRLIRAMGIEPKEELSGARTAEELSFLVRRSALEGALDHDDAAMLHRTLVFSSHTAEEVMTPRVLAEMLPRTATAADVVRLAAETGYSRFPVVGDSVDDILGVVHVKSAYAIDFERREFTPVTDCMSEAIRVPETAGVGSMLEVLRRRGFQFAVVVDEYGGTAGVVTLEDLVEELLGEVHDEHDEPEDEIIRSDNSILFSASLRPDELFDRTRIRVPESEEYETVAGYVFDVLERIPDLGEEIPLTHGRLRVDSIDGSRITRVQYLSDDPASDPVFGSTRDGMMDAFEQGAER